The Scomber japonicus isolate fScoJap1 chromosome 13, fScoJap1.pri, whole genome shotgun sequence genome includes a window with the following:
- the slc8a4a gene encoding solute carrier family 8 member 4a isoform X10, translated as MWNPQNPAVGDKVARAIVYFAALIYMFLGMSIIADRFMSSIEVITSQEKEITIKKPNGETTTTTVRIWNETVSNLTLMALGSSAPEILLSVIEVIGHNFEAGSLGPSTIVGSAAFNMFIIIAICVYVVPENETRKIKHLRVFFVTAAWSIFAYIWLYLILSVSSPGEVELWEAVLTFLFFPLCVLQAWIADRRLLFYKYVHKRYRADKTRGIIIESEGDAMFTKMDLEMDGQGVNSHTHPKEALDGMLEGVEEGGGMSAEQDQEEEARRDMARTLKDLKQRHPDKDMEQLIEMANYQVLVQQQKSRAFYRIQATRMMIGAGNILKKHAADQARKVVSCHEASGQEEDPNTIYLQFEPSHYQCFENCGSLKLSVSRHGGESGCTVKVDYRTEDGTANAGSDYEFAEGTLVFKPGETTKEFTVGVIDDDIFEEDEHFYVRLSNPRIVHRAEVSLLEPSSITSSNSTVGHIPPKAALGSAHTATVTIYDDDHAGIFTFENNSMRVSESVGNMQVKVHRTSGARGKVAVPYHTVEGTAKAGEDYEEVSGKLEFQNDETMKLLNVKVIDDEEYEKNKIFTIVLEEPVLLEVGQRHGEYSYSNTNDNKTAVGPEDVSKMGCPCLGEHTKLEVVIEESYEFKSTVDKLIKKTNLALVVGSSSWREQFVSAVTVSAGELRRDDDEEESGEERLPSCFDYIMHFLTVFWKVLFAFVPPTEYWNGWACFFVSISLIGVLTAVTGDLASHFGCTIGLKDSVTAVVFVALGTSVPDTFASKVAAIQDQYADASIGNVTGSNAVNVFLGIGVAWTIAAVYWKSKNKVFRVNPGSLAFSVTLFTVMALVCVLVLLYRRRPSVSGGELGGPRTAKLLTLFLFISIWFIYILLSSLETYCHIPGF; from the exons ATGTGGAATCCCCAAAACCCTGCAGTGGGTGACAAGGTGGCACGCGCCATTGTTTACTTTGCAGCTCTGATATACATGTTCCTGGGCATGTCCATCATCGCAGACCGCTTCATGTCTTCCATCGAGGTCATCACCTCTCAGGAAAAGGAGATCACCATTAAGAAGCCCAACGGTGAGACCACCACGACTACTGTACGCATCTGGAACGAAACGGTGTCTAATCTGACCCTGATGGCACTTGGATCATCAGCACCAGAGATCTTACTGTCTGTCATTGAAGTGATCGGCCATAATTTCGAGGCTGGGTCTCTGGGACCCAGCACCATTGTGGGCAGCGCTGCGTTCAACATGTTCATTATCATCGCTATATGTGTCTATGTGGTGCCGGAGAATGAAACCCGCAAGATAAAGCACCTGCGGGTGTTTTTTGTCACTGCAGCCTGGAGCATTTTTGCCTACATCTGGCTGTATCTCATCCTGTCTGTGTCCTCCCCTGGAGAGGTGGAACTTTGGGAGGCAGTcctcacctttctcttctttcctctctgtgtgctgCAAGCCTGGATTGCAGACCGACGCCTGCTCTTCTACAAGTACGTCCATAAGCGTTATCGAGCTGACAAGACCCGCGGCATTATCATTGAGTCAGAGGGAGATGCAATGTTTACCAAGATGGACTTGGAGATGGACGGCCAGGGTGTAAACTCCCACACTCATCCCAAAGAGGCACTGGACGGGATGCTggaaggggtggaggaaggtGGAGGGATGAGTGCCGAGCAAGACCAAGAGGAAGAGGCCCGTCGGGATATGGCTCGCACTCTGAAAGATTTAAAACAGAGGCACCCAGATAAGGACATGGAGCAGCTGATTGAGATGGCCAACTACCAAGTGCTGGTCCAGCAACAGAAGAGCCGGGCCTTCTACCGCATTCAAGCCACACGCATGATGATCGGAGCTGGGAACATCCTAAAAAAGCATGCCGCTGACCAGGCTAGGAAGGTGGTGAGCTGTCATGAGGCCAGTGGACAGGAGGAGGATCCCAACACCATCTACCTGCAGTTTGAACCCTCTCACTACCAGTGTTTTGAGAACTGTGGCTCCTTAAAGCTGTCGGTGAGCAGGCATGGAGGAGAAAGTGGCTGCACTGTGAAG GTAGACTACCGTACAGAAGATGGAACTGCCAATGCTGGCTCAGACTATGAGTTTGCTGAGGGCACTTTGGTCTTCAAGCCTGGTGAGACCACAAAAGAATTCACCGTTGGCGTTATTGATGATGACATTTTTGAAGAGGATGAGCATTTCTATGTGCGCCTCAGTAACCCACGTATAGTGCACCGAGCTGAGGTCTCCCTCCTGGAACCAAGTTCTATCACCTCCAGCAACAGCACAGTGGGCCACATCCCCCCAAAGGCAGCCCTGGGTAGCGCTCACACCGCCACGGTTACCATCTACGATGACGACCACGCTGGCATTTTCACGTTTGAGAATAACTCCATGAGGGTCAGTGAGAGCGTCGGAAACATGCAGGTGAAGGTTCATCGGACGTCCGGGGCGAGGGGGAAGGTGGCGGTGCCTTACCACACCGTCGAGGGCACTGCCAAGGCCGGAGAGGACTACGAGGAGGTGTCAGGAAAGCTGGAATTTCAGAACGATGAGACCAT GAAGCTGTTAAATGTGAAGGTCATCGATGATGAGGAGTACGAGAAGAACAAGATTTTCACAATTGTGCTGGAGGAGCCAGTTCTGCTGGAGGTGGGACAGAGACACGGTGAGTACAGCTACAGCA ACACCAATGATAACAAGACAGCGGTGGGACCTGAAGACGTGTCAAAGATGGGCTGTCCCTGTCTGGGAGAGCATACCAAGCTGGAGGTGGTCATCGAGGAGTCCTATGAGTTCAAG AGCACCGTGGACAAGCTGATCAAAAAGACAAACCTGGCTCTGGTGGTGGggagcagcagctggagagagcAGTTTGTCAGTGCCGTCACTGTCAGCGCAGGTGAGTTGCGGC gtgatgatgatgaggaagagagCGGCGAAGAACGCTTGCCGTCCTGCTTTGATTACATCATGCACTTCCTGACGGTTTTCTGGAAAGTCCTCTTTGCTTTTGTCCCACCCACTGAGTACTGGAACGGCTGGGCCTGCTTCTTTGTGTCCATTTCCCTCATCGGCGTTCTGACAGCCGTGACCGGAGACCTGGCCTCTCATTTCGGCTGCACCATCGGACTCAAAGACTCGGTCACCGCCGTGGTGTTCGTGGCCCTCGGCACCTCTGTTCCAG ACACATTTGCGAGCAAAGTGGCCGCCATCCAGGACCAATACGCTGACGCTTCCATCGGGAACGTGACAGGCAGCAACGCGGTGAACGTGTTCCTGGGAATCGGTGTGGCGTGGACCATCGCAGCTGTTTACTGGAAGAGCAAGAATAAGGTGTTCAGGGTGAACCCGGGCTCCCTGGCCTTCTCCGTCACCCTCTTCACCGTCATGGCGCTGGTGTGCGTGCTGGTGCTGCTCTACCGCCGGCGTCCAAGCGTGTCGGGCGGAGAGCTCGGGGGCCCACGGACAGCCAAGCTCCTCACCTTGTtcctcttcatctccatctGGTTCATCTACATCCTATTGTCCTCCTTGGAGACCTACTGCCACATACCTGGCTTCTGA
- the slc8a4a gene encoding solute carrier family 8 member 4a isoform X9: protein MWNPQNPAVGDKVARAIVYFAALIYMFLGMSIIADRFMSSIEVITSQEKEITIKKPNGETTTTTVRIWNETVSNLTLMALGSSAPEILLSVIEVIGHNFEAGSLGPSTIVGSAAFNMFIIIAICVYVVPENETRKIKHLRVFFVTAAWSIFAYIWLYLILSVSSPGEVELWEAVLTFLFFPLCVLQAWIADRRLLFYKYVHKRYRADKTRGIIIESEGDAMFTKMDLEMDGQGVNSHTHPKEALDGMLEGVEEGGGMSAEQDQEEEARRDMARTLKDLKQRHPDKDMEQLIEMANYQVLVQQQKSRAFYRIQATRMMIGAGNILKKHAADQARKVVSCHEASGQEEDPNTIYLQFEPSHYQCFENCGSLKLSVSRHGGESGCTVKVDYRTEDGTANAGSDYEFAEGTLVFKPGETTKEFTVGVIDDDIFEEDEHFYVRLSNPRIVHRAEVSLLEPSSITSSNSTVGHIPPKAALGSAHTATVTIYDDDHAGIFTFENNSMRVSESVGNMQVKVHRTSGARGKVAVPYHTVEGTAKAGEDYEEVSGKLEFQNDETMKLLNVKVIDDEEYEKNKIFTIVLEEPVLLEVGQRHAFPFAAGDTNDNKTAVGPEDVSKMGCPCLGEHTKLEVVIEESYEFKSTVDKLIKKTNLALVVGSSSWREQFVSAVTVSAGELRRDDDEEESGEERLPSCFDYIMHFLTVFWKVLFAFVPPTEYWNGWACFFVSISLIGVLTAVTGDLASHFGCTIGLKDSVTAVVFVALGTSVPDTFASKVAAIQDQYADASIGNVTGSNAVNVFLGIGVAWTIAAVYWKSKNKVFRVNPGSLAFSVTLFTVMALVCVLVLLYRRRPSVSGGELGGPRTAKLLTLFLFISIWFIYILLSSLETYCHIPGF, encoded by the exons ATGTGGAATCCCCAAAACCCTGCAGTGGGTGACAAGGTGGCACGCGCCATTGTTTACTTTGCAGCTCTGATATACATGTTCCTGGGCATGTCCATCATCGCAGACCGCTTCATGTCTTCCATCGAGGTCATCACCTCTCAGGAAAAGGAGATCACCATTAAGAAGCCCAACGGTGAGACCACCACGACTACTGTACGCATCTGGAACGAAACGGTGTCTAATCTGACCCTGATGGCACTTGGATCATCAGCACCAGAGATCTTACTGTCTGTCATTGAAGTGATCGGCCATAATTTCGAGGCTGGGTCTCTGGGACCCAGCACCATTGTGGGCAGCGCTGCGTTCAACATGTTCATTATCATCGCTATATGTGTCTATGTGGTGCCGGAGAATGAAACCCGCAAGATAAAGCACCTGCGGGTGTTTTTTGTCACTGCAGCCTGGAGCATTTTTGCCTACATCTGGCTGTATCTCATCCTGTCTGTGTCCTCCCCTGGAGAGGTGGAACTTTGGGAGGCAGTcctcacctttctcttctttcctctctgtgtgctgCAAGCCTGGATTGCAGACCGACGCCTGCTCTTCTACAAGTACGTCCATAAGCGTTATCGAGCTGACAAGACCCGCGGCATTATCATTGAGTCAGAGGGAGATGCAATGTTTACCAAGATGGACTTGGAGATGGACGGCCAGGGTGTAAACTCCCACACTCATCCCAAAGAGGCACTGGACGGGATGCTggaaggggtggaggaaggtGGAGGGATGAGTGCCGAGCAAGACCAAGAGGAAGAGGCCCGTCGGGATATGGCTCGCACTCTGAAAGATTTAAAACAGAGGCACCCAGATAAGGACATGGAGCAGCTGATTGAGATGGCCAACTACCAAGTGCTGGTCCAGCAACAGAAGAGCCGGGCCTTCTACCGCATTCAAGCCACACGCATGATGATCGGAGCTGGGAACATCCTAAAAAAGCATGCCGCTGACCAGGCTAGGAAGGTGGTGAGCTGTCATGAGGCCAGTGGACAGGAGGAGGATCCCAACACCATCTACCTGCAGTTTGAACCCTCTCACTACCAGTGTTTTGAGAACTGTGGCTCCTTAAAGCTGTCGGTGAGCAGGCATGGAGGAGAAAGTGGCTGCACTGTGAAG GTAGACTACCGTACAGAAGATGGAACTGCCAATGCTGGCTCAGACTATGAGTTTGCTGAGGGCACTTTGGTCTTCAAGCCTGGTGAGACCACAAAAGAATTCACCGTTGGCGTTATTGATGATGACATTTTTGAAGAGGATGAGCATTTCTATGTGCGCCTCAGTAACCCACGTATAGTGCACCGAGCTGAGGTCTCCCTCCTGGAACCAAGTTCTATCACCTCCAGCAACAGCACAGTGGGCCACATCCCCCCAAAGGCAGCCCTGGGTAGCGCTCACACCGCCACGGTTACCATCTACGATGACGACCACGCTGGCATTTTCACGTTTGAGAATAACTCCATGAGGGTCAGTGAGAGCGTCGGAAACATGCAGGTGAAGGTTCATCGGACGTCCGGGGCGAGGGGGAAGGTGGCGGTGCCTTACCACACCGTCGAGGGCACTGCCAAGGCCGGAGAGGACTACGAGGAGGTGTCAGGAAAGCTGGAATTTCAGAACGATGAGACCAT GAAGCTGTTAAATGTGAAGGTCATCGATGATGAGGAGTACGAGAAGAACAAGATTTTCACAATTGTGCTGGAGGAGCCAGTTCTGCTGGAGGTGGGACAGAGACACG CTTTTCCGTTTGCTGCAGGAGACACCAATGATAACAAGACAGCGGTGGGACCTGAAGACGTGTCAAAGATGGGCTGTCCCTGTCTGGGAGAGCATACCAAGCTGGAGGTGGTCATCGAGGAGTCCTATGAGTTCAAG AGCACCGTGGACAAGCTGATCAAAAAGACAAACCTGGCTCTGGTGGTGGggagcagcagctggagagagcAGTTTGTCAGTGCCGTCACTGTCAGCGCAGGTGAGTTGCGGC gtgatgatgatgaggaagagagCGGCGAAGAACGCTTGCCGTCCTGCTTTGATTACATCATGCACTTCCTGACGGTTTTCTGGAAAGTCCTCTTTGCTTTTGTCCCACCCACTGAGTACTGGAACGGCTGGGCCTGCTTCTTTGTGTCCATTTCCCTCATCGGCGTTCTGACAGCCGTGACCGGAGACCTGGCCTCTCATTTCGGCTGCACCATCGGACTCAAAGACTCGGTCACCGCCGTGGTGTTCGTGGCCCTCGGCACCTCTGTTCCAG ACACATTTGCGAGCAAAGTGGCCGCCATCCAGGACCAATACGCTGACGCTTCCATCGGGAACGTGACAGGCAGCAACGCGGTGAACGTGTTCCTGGGAATCGGTGTGGCGTGGACCATCGCAGCTGTTTACTGGAAGAGCAAGAATAAGGTGTTCAGGGTGAACCCGGGCTCCCTGGCCTTCTCCGTCACCCTCTTCACCGTCATGGCGCTGGTGTGCGTGCTGGTGCTGCTCTACCGCCGGCGTCCAAGCGTGTCGGGCGGAGAGCTCGGGGGCCCACGGACAGCCAAGCTCCTCACCTTGTtcctcttcatctccatctGGTTCATCTACATCCTATTGTCCTCCTTGGAGACCTACTGCCACATACCTGGCTTCTGA
- the slc8a4a gene encoding solute carrier family 8 member 4a isoform X5 — MWNPQNPAVGDKVARAIVYFAALIYMFLGMSIIADRFMSSIEVITSQEKEITIKKPNGETTTTTVRIWNETVSNLTLMALGSSAPEILLSVIEVIGHNFEAGSLGPSTIVGSAAFNMFIIIAICVYVVPENETRKIKHLRVFFVTAAWSIFAYIWLYLILSVSSPGEVELWEAVLTFLFFPLCVLQAWIADRRLLFYKYVHKRYRADKTRGIIIESEGDAMFTKMDLEMDGQGVNSHTHPKEALDGMLEGVEEGGGMSAEQDQEEEARRDMARTLKDLKQRHPDKDMEQLIEMANYQVLVQQQKSRAFYRIQATRMMIGAGNILKKHAADQARKVVSCHEASGQEEDPNTIYLQFEPSHYQCFENCGSLKLSVSRHGGESGCTVKVDYRTEDGTANAGSDYEFAEGTLVFKPGETTKEFTVGVIDDDIFEEDEHFYVRLSNPRIVHRAEVSLLEPSSITSSNSTVGHIPPKAALGSAHTATVTIYDDDHAGIFTFENNSMRVSESVGNMQVKVHRTSGARGKVAVPYHTVEGTAKAGEDYEEVSGKLEFQNDETMKLLNVKVIDDEEYEKNKIFTIVLEEPVLLEVGQRHGEYSYTFPFAAGDTNDNKTAVGPEDVSKMGCPCLGEHTKLEVVIEESYEFKSTVDKLIKKTNLALVVGSSSWREQFVSAVTVSAGELRRDDDEEESGEERLPSCFDYIMHFLTVFWKVLFAFVPPTEYWNGWACFFVSISLIGVLTAVTGDLASHFGCTIGLKDSVTAVVFVALGTSVPDTFASKVAAIQDQYADASIGNVTGSNAVNVFLGIGVAWTIAAVYWKSKNKVFRVNPGSLAFSVTLFTVMALVCVLVLLYRRRPSVSGGELGGPRTAKLLTLFLFISIWFIYILLSSLETYCHIPGF, encoded by the exons ATGTGGAATCCCCAAAACCCTGCAGTGGGTGACAAGGTGGCACGCGCCATTGTTTACTTTGCAGCTCTGATATACATGTTCCTGGGCATGTCCATCATCGCAGACCGCTTCATGTCTTCCATCGAGGTCATCACCTCTCAGGAAAAGGAGATCACCATTAAGAAGCCCAACGGTGAGACCACCACGACTACTGTACGCATCTGGAACGAAACGGTGTCTAATCTGACCCTGATGGCACTTGGATCATCAGCACCAGAGATCTTACTGTCTGTCATTGAAGTGATCGGCCATAATTTCGAGGCTGGGTCTCTGGGACCCAGCACCATTGTGGGCAGCGCTGCGTTCAACATGTTCATTATCATCGCTATATGTGTCTATGTGGTGCCGGAGAATGAAACCCGCAAGATAAAGCACCTGCGGGTGTTTTTTGTCACTGCAGCCTGGAGCATTTTTGCCTACATCTGGCTGTATCTCATCCTGTCTGTGTCCTCCCCTGGAGAGGTGGAACTTTGGGAGGCAGTcctcacctttctcttctttcctctctgtgtgctgCAAGCCTGGATTGCAGACCGACGCCTGCTCTTCTACAAGTACGTCCATAAGCGTTATCGAGCTGACAAGACCCGCGGCATTATCATTGAGTCAGAGGGAGATGCAATGTTTACCAAGATGGACTTGGAGATGGACGGCCAGGGTGTAAACTCCCACACTCATCCCAAAGAGGCACTGGACGGGATGCTggaaggggtggaggaaggtGGAGGGATGAGTGCCGAGCAAGACCAAGAGGAAGAGGCCCGTCGGGATATGGCTCGCACTCTGAAAGATTTAAAACAGAGGCACCCAGATAAGGACATGGAGCAGCTGATTGAGATGGCCAACTACCAAGTGCTGGTCCAGCAACAGAAGAGCCGGGCCTTCTACCGCATTCAAGCCACACGCATGATGATCGGAGCTGGGAACATCCTAAAAAAGCATGCCGCTGACCAGGCTAGGAAGGTGGTGAGCTGTCATGAGGCCAGTGGACAGGAGGAGGATCCCAACACCATCTACCTGCAGTTTGAACCCTCTCACTACCAGTGTTTTGAGAACTGTGGCTCCTTAAAGCTGTCGGTGAGCAGGCATGGAGGAGAAAGTGGCTGCACTGTGAAG GTAGACTACCGTACAGAAGATGGAACTGCCAATGCTGGCTCAGACTATGAGTTTGCTGAGGGCACTTTGGTCTTCAAGCCTGGTGAGACCACAAAAGAATTCACCGTTGGCGTTATTGATGATGACATTTTTGAAGAGGATGAGCATTTCTATGTGCGCCTCAGTAACCCACGTATAGTGCACCGAGCTGAGGTCTCCCTCCTGGAACCAAGTTCTATCACCTCCAGCAACAGCACAGTGGGCCACATCCCCCCAAAGGCAGCCCTGGGTAGCGCTCACACCGCCACGGTTACCATCTACGATGACGACCACGCTGGCATTTTCACGTTTGAGAATAACTCCATGAGGGTCAGTGAGAGCGTCGGAAACATGCAGGTGAAGGTTCATCGGACGTCCGGGGCGAGGGGGAAGGTGGCGGTGCCTTACCACACCGTCGAGGGCACTGCCAAGGCCGGAGAGGACTACGAGGAGGTGTCAGGAAAGCTGGAATTTCAGAACGATGAGACCAT GAAGCTGTTAAATGTGAAGGTCATCGATGATGAGGAGTACGAGAAGAACAAGATTTTCACAATTGTGCTGGAGGAGCCAGTTCTGCTGGAGGTGGGACAGAGACACGGTGAGTACAGCTACA CTTTTCCGTTTGCTGCAGGAGACACCAATGATAACAAGACAGCGGTGGGACCTGAAGACGTGTCAAAGATGGGCTGTCCCTGTCTGGGAGAGCATACCAAGCTGGAGGTGGTCATCGAGGAGTCCTATGAGTTCAAG AGCACCGTGGACAAGCTGATCAAAAAGACAAACCTGGCTCTGGTGGTGGggagcagcagctggagagagcAGTTTGTCAGTGCCGTCACTGTCAGCGCAGGTGAGTTGCGGC gtgatgatgatgaggaagagagCGGCGAAGAACGCTTGCCGTCCTGCTTTGATTACATCATGCACTTCCTGACGGTTTTCTGGAAAGTCCTCTTTGCTTTTGTCCCACCCACTGAGTACTGGAACGGCTGGGCCTGCTTCTTTGTGTCCATTTCCCTCATCGGCGTTCTGACAGCCGTGACCGGAGACCTGGCCTCTCATTTCGGCTGCACCATCGGACTCAAAGACTCGGTCACCGCCGTGGTGTTCGTGGCCCTCGGCACCTCTGTTCCAG ACACATTTGCGAGCAAAGTGGCCGCCATCCAGGACCAATACGCTGACGCTTCCATCGGGAACGTGACAGGCAGCAACGCGGTGAACGTGTTCCTGGGAATCGGTGTGGCGTGGACCATCGCAGCTGTTTACTGGAAGAGCAAGAATAAGGTGTTCAGGGTGAACCCGGGCTCCCTGGCCTTCTCCGTCACCCTCTTCACCGTCATGGCGCTGGTGTGCGTGCTGGTGCTGCTCTACCGCCGGCGTCCAAGCGTGTCGGGCGGAGAGCTCGGGGGCCCACGGACAGCCAAGCTCCTCACCTTGTtcctcttcatctccatctGGTTCATCTACATCCTATTGTCCTCCTTGGAGACCTACTGCCACATACCTGGCTTCTGA
- the slc8a4a gene encoding solute carrier family 8 member 4a isoform X3, with amino-acid sequence MWNPQNPAVGDKVARAIVYFAALIYMFLGMSIIADRFMSSIEVITSQEKEITIKKPNGETTTTTVRIWNETVSNLTLMALGSSAPEILLSVIEVIGHNFEAGSLGPSTIVGSAAFNMFIIIAICVYVVPENETRKIKHLRVFFVTAAWSIFAYIWLYLILSVSSPGEVELWEAVLTFLFFPLCVLQAWIADRRLLFYKYVHKRYRADKTRGIIIESEGDAMFTKMDLEMDGQGVNSHTHPKEALDGMLEGVEEGGGMSAEQDQEEEARRDMARTLKDLKQRHPDKDMEQLIEMANYQVLVQQQKSRAFYRIQATRMMIGAGNILKKHAADQARKVVSCHEASGQEEDPNTIYLQFEPSHYQCFENCGSLKLSVSRHGGESGCTVKVDYRTEDGTANAGSDYEFAEGTLVFKPGETTKEFTVGVIDDDIFEEDEHFYVRLSNPRIVHRAEVSLLEPSSITSSNSTVGHIPPKAALGSAHTATVTIYDDDHAGIFTFENNSMRVSESVGNMQVKVHRTSGARGKVAVPYHTVEGTAKAGEDYEEVSGKLEFQNDETMKLLNVKVIDDEEYEKNKIFTIVLEEPVLLPKLMQGTLADSLQAFPFAAGDTNDNKTAVGPEDVSKMGCPCLGEHTKLEVVIEESYEFKSTVDKLIKKTNLALVVGSSSWREQFVSAVTVSAGELRRDDDEEESGEERLPSCFDYIMHFLTVFWKVLFAFVPPTEYWNGWACFFVSISLIGVLTAVTGDLASHFGCTIGLKDSVTAVVFVALGTSVPDTFASKVAAIQDQYADASIGNVTGSNAVNVFLGIGVAWTIAAVYWKSKNKVFRVNPGSLAFSVTLFTVMALVCVLVLLYRRRPSVSGGELGGPRTAKLLTLFLFISIWFIYILLSSLETYCHIPGF; translated from the exons ATGTGGAATCCCCAAAACCCTGCAGTGGGTGACAAGGTGGCACGCGCCATTGTTTACTTTGCAGCTCTGATATACATGTTCCTGGGCATGTCCATCATCGCAGACCGCTTCATGTCTTCCATCGAGGTCATCACCTCTCAGGAAAAGGAGATCACCATTAAGAAGCCCAACGGTGAGACCACCACGACTACTGTACGCATCTGGAACGAAACGGTGTCTAATCTGACCCTGATGGCACTTGGATCATCAGCACCAGAGATCTTACTGTCTGTCATTGAAGTGATCGGCCATAATTTCGAGGCTGGGTCTCTGGGACCCAGCACCATTGTGGGCAGCGCTGCGTTCAACATGTTCATTATCATCGCTATATGTGTCTATGTGGTGCCGGAGAATGAAACCCGCAAGATAAAGCACCTGCGGGTGTTTTTTGTCACTGCAGCCTGGAGCATTTTTGCCTACATCTGGCTGTATCTCATCCTGTCTGTGTCCTCCCCTGGAGAGGTGGAACTTTGGGAGGCAGTcctcacctttctcttctttcctctctgtgtgctgCAAGCCTGGATTGCAGACCGACGCCTGCTCTTCTACAAGTACGTCCATAAGCGTTATCGAGCTGACAAGACCCGCGGCATTATCATTGAGTCAGAGGGAGATGCAATGTTTACCAAGATGGACTTGGAGATGGACGGCCAGGGTGTAAACTCCCACACTCATCCCAAAGAGGCACTGGACGGGATGCTggaaggggtggaggaaggtGGAGGGATGAGTGCCGAGCAAGACCAAGAGGAAGAGGCCCGTCGGGATATGGCTCGCACTCTGAAAGATTTAAAACAGAGGCACCCAGATAAGGACATGGAGCAGCTGATTGAGATGGCCAACTACCAAGTGCTGGTCCAGCAACAGAAGAGCCGGGCCTTCTACCGCATTCAAGCCACACGCATGATGATCGGAGCTGGGAACATCCTAAAAAAGCATGCCGCTGACCAGGCTAGGAAGGTGGTGAGCTGTCATGAGGCCAGTGGACAGGAGGAGGATCCCAACACCATCTACCTGCAGTTTGAACCCTCTCACTACCAGTGTTTTGAGAACTGTGGCTCCTTAAAGCTGTCGGTGAGCAGGCATGGAGGAGAAAGTGGCTGCACTGTGAAG GTAGACTACCGTACAGAAGATGGAACTGCCAATGCTGGCTCAGACTATGAGTTTGCTGAGGGCACTTTGGTCTTCAAGCCTGGTGAGACCACAAAAGAATTCACCGTTGGCGTTATTGATGATGACATTTTTGAAGAGGATGAGCATTTCTATGTGCGCCTCAGTAACCCACGTATAGTGCACCGAGCTGAGGTCTCCCTCCTGGAACCAAGTTCTATCACCTCCAGCAACAGCACAGTGGGCCACATCCCCCCAAAGGCAGCCCTGGGTAGCGCTCACACCGCCACGGTTACCATCTACGATGACGACCACGCTGGCATTTTCACGTTTGAGAATAACTCCATGAGGGTCAGTGAGAGCGTCGGAAACATGCAGGTGAAGGTTCATCGGACGTCCGGGGCGAGGGGGAAGGTGGCGGTGCCTTACCACACCGTCGAGGGCACTGCCAAGGCCGGAGAGGACTACGAGGAGGTGTCAGGAAAGCTGGAATTTCAGAACGATGAGACCAT GAAGCTGTTAAATGTGAAGGTCATCGATGATGAGGAGTACGAGAAGAACAAGATTTTCACAATTGTGCTGGAGGAGCCAGTTCT CCTACCTAAGCTCATGCAGGGAACGCTGGCTGACAGTTTACAAGCTTTTCCGTTTGCTGCAGGAGACACCAATGATAACAAGACAGCGGTGGGACCTGAAGACGTGTCAAAGATGGGCTGTCCCTGTCTGGGAGAGCATACCAAGCTGGAGGTGGTCATCGAGGAGTCCTATGAGTTCAAG AGCACCGTGGACAAGCTGATCAAAAAGACAAACCTGGCTCTGGTGGTGGggagcagcagctggagagagcAGTTTGTCAGTGCCGTCACTGTCAGCGCAGGTGAGTTGCGGC gtgatgatgatgaggaagagagCGGCGAAGAACGCTTGCCGTCCTGCTTTGATTACATCATGCACTTCCTGACGGTTTTCTGGAAAGTCCTCTTTGCTTTTGTCCCACCCACTGAGTACTGGAACGGCTGGGCCTGCTTCTTTGTGTCCATTTCCCTCATCGGCGTTCTGACAGCCGTGACCGGAGACCTGGCCTCTCATTTCGGCTGCACCATCGGACTCAAAGACTCGGTCACCGCCGTGGTGTTCGTGGCCCTCGGCACCTCTGTTCCAG ACACATTTGCGAGCAAAGTGGCCGCCATCCAGGACCAATACGCTGACGCTTCCATCGGGAACGTGACAGGCAGCAACGCGGTGAACGTGTTCCTGGGAATCGGTGTGGCGTGGACCATCGCAGCTGTTTACTGGAAGAGCAAGAATAAGGTGTTCAGGGTGAACCCGGGCTCCCTGGCCTTCTCCGTCACCCTCTTCACCGTCATGGCGCTGGTGTGCGTGCTGGTGCTGCTCTACCGCCGGCGTCCAAGCGTGTCGGGCGGAGAGCTCGGGGGCCCACGGACAGCCAAGCTCCTCACCTTGTtcctcttcatctccatctGGTTCATCTACATCCTATTGTCCTCCTTGGAGACCTACTGCCACATACCTGGCTTCTGA